The DNA region GGTTAGCATGTATGGAAGAAGGACCTCAGTACCTTCTTATGTATTTCCTTCCCCATTATGAAATTTGACTCGTGATGCTAGTCAGAATTTATTTGAGCAAGGATTCGTgctcaaataaatgcaaaacattCACTAGCTCTGGGTAAGACTGCTGTAGAACAACTCTGGTCTCTTAAGAATATCCGAGTAACGGATTCTTTCTCCTCTCCAATGCTGTAAGTAAggctgattaaaaataaaaagggccATTGCTATTTAACAGAGCAATCTGCATAGCAACCAGAAGGCAAAGGGATTGGACACTGACCCAATACAGAGGATGAGTAACACAGGACATCACTAGACAGGTAGTTAGCACACGATGGTCTGCTGTTTTGATCACAAACAGTCATTgaatgtcaaaaaaaaagaagaaaaaaatataggTCCAACAGTTAGTGTCATGTtacagctgtgtgcaggcaggaaaagaacccaaatgcagactcaaCTGAGGCGGGAGTGAAAGTCaaaaagcagctttattgctgaacaGAAAAACCatacaaaacctaaactgggcaaaatctaagaaaacacacacaggactcGATACTGACACAgaaccaaaacctaagaactaacaagacatcaagaaatcaaagattaataatataaaactgaacacactggtTCACCAACACAGGACCGTTACAGTTAGTGTGAGTGCTCATGTCTGGTTGGTTCATCCACCTGGTGGTTCTCCATCATTTCTAACCACTTACAGTTGAGCAAGCGGAATTTTTCCGCCTGGATCTTTTTCCCCCCAATCCTCATCATGCTTCTGAGGACAGAAAAAGACGAGATAGGAGGGGTAAGAAAGAAGATTATGCAACCACCTAAATCCCTGGACTATTACAGTGTTACTCAGACCTCCCCTccccaccttcaccctccacccTGCAGTAGTGCTGACATGTTTTGTCACCAGACCGATTCATAAGAGGCTGACACAACACCATGACACAGAATTTGATTGAGCACTTAAAGGTCCTTCAGCATTTCTTACATGACTAATTTCATATAAATAAGCTGAGCTCATGACAGCAGGGCTAAGGAAGCACATAACAGGTTTTGGGAGCTTTTGAACATATTCCTAAGGAAATACACCCAGGCTAAGAATATCATTGTGAATTGGGCCTGTGTCCCACTTGGAGCATCTACAAAGTTTCACATGAAACCATCACTATGTTAATGTGTATTTGTACATGAGCAGAGCTGCAATGATCAAAGGCAAACATTTCAGGACTGCGCAGTTTTGGCGTGTGCTGCCAAAAGGATCCCACATTGCCAAGCAAtaatgatgtgtgtgtttgtgtccacagttctgctttctctctcacCTCTGCTGTCCAGCTGCTGACACACTCCAGAGCCCCAATGGCTACCTTTCATGTGGTTCACAACTTAATAGGTCTCACTGATAATTTCAATGAAACACTTCCTTTGCCCCGTTGCACTGCCTGTCTCTAATCTACAGCTAATTATGTTGATCTGAGGTCTGGTAGTGATCACACACTGACTGGGAGCTGACCACACGTGTCAGTCACAAGGAATTCATCAGTTAGTTAATCACTGATGTGAATTTTGAGAGAAGGTCTGACTTAAAGAGAGGATCAACAGAGAAAATCACTTTTGAATAGAAATCATAAATGGTAAatgttcttatatagtgcttttctactttcAGCACTCAGAGCATCTGTTGTAGGAATGCTCCACACAGAGTGCAGAAATGCTAGCGCATAGACTGAAGTTCAGTGAATTGATACTGGAATTTGAATTTAGATTAATTATTAAATTTTTGTTTGTAGAACAATAAAACACTTCTTTTGTAATTTGGGCTCTGATTCAATTTAATAAATACAATGAAAATACAGAATTCTGTAATATACATCACATTATAAAAATTCTTACTTGGAAGATTCAATTAATTCAAACCTTTAGTCTTCTGATCTTAGCAGTATAAGATCTTTTTGACACTGAAATGATCCACAGATCCATACaaccctttttatttttatgtaatttgttggttttattattgtattatatttattgttttgtctgaAACTCTAGTATTCTGTCTTAGATGTTCATGCTCAGCACAGTTTCAAGGAAACTCATGTCATTTCTCAGAACAGGAATCATATTTTTGTGTATGCCTCTGTCATGTTAAattacaaacattcagatttgagtatgaatgttagatagaaagcacttccGTAGAAAAAAATTGCTTCTATGAATGTGTGCTTCAATAtgtactgtataaataaacagTGTCACAGTATTGTGTCTCTCAGACCAACAAAAAGATATTGCAGAGactttcacagtaaaaaaagGATACGGTGTCTTTGATGATCACATCTCGTAGTTTCATGGAAAACCATCAGGTAGAAGAGGCATACAAACTCATCCTTCTGTTTGGCTGAGACGAACACGTTCTTTAAAaacttcttggtttttcttgcAGGCAGTTAAATGGTGTAGGAAACCATATACACCCACCTGGTTTGAGTGTGTCGTTCAAATAAGGGACCAGGTAGTACTCCTTGAGCACCAGAGCCCAGTCCACATTAGGGGTGGTCAGGTTGGCCAGTGTCCCAAGACACTTGACCACAAACTCCTCAGCTTAGTTCTCACTGATCTGAGCTGCAAGGTCTCCAATTAATCCTCTATAGACTCAgtaggattcattttaaatgtaccCACCAAGAACAAATGTTTGGTGGGTCCATCATGCTGAGACAGATTCCTGATCATCTTCATCACCAGTGCATCCTTCAGCTTTAACGCCCGCTTCATCAGGATCTTCAGGCCATTACCTTAGGGCAACAcaaagtaagaaagaaaaaatgtaaaaagagacAGTGATACAGGCTCATGTCTGGATATTGTATTCCCCCCCCCCATTCTTTGAAGTTCATACCTTCGGACAGAGACTTCAGATGGAGACTTTAGCTGAGAACATTAATCGTGGAGGAGATTTTTCTTGACCGAGCTCGCCCACCAGTACTCCTACCCTTTTGCTCGCGGCGGGCAGGTGGCAACAACATGCCCTTTGCAACTGCAGTATAGGCACTCGACAGCGGAGATTTGCCATTTGTGTTCCGCAGCAGAGAGATGAGAGCCGCCTAGCTGCATGCCCTGTGCCCAGGAGAAGCCGGACTCAGGCGCGGCTCCCGCTCCTAATTGCCCCAGTACCTCATGGGAGTTGTAGATTCGTTGCGACCAGCAGGCCCGCAGCTGCTCATCCACCTTGATGCATAAAGACATTAGTTCATTGAATGAAGGCAGGTCATGCATGATTAGTTCATCCTTTAAATCCTCACGAATGTTATTCAGAAGCACGCTTCTCAGCGCTTCCTGACCCCAGCCCGTTTCTTCAGCCAAAATCCAAAAGTCAATTGCATAATCAGACATGCTCCACTTACCTTGTTTGAAGTTTAATAGGCAGAGTGCAGCCATTTTTGCACCGGAACCTTTGGTAAACACAGTCTTAAATTTAGACAGAATCTCTGTATAGGAAATCCCAGGGTCAGAGTTCAACACAACCTGGGCCCATTTCAGTGCACGATCCCTCAGCAGTTGTACAAAAAGGTAATTTTCGCTCTGTCGTTATTATGACAACGTTGCTGCTCTCGAAAGATCAACGAGCACTGAGCTAGAAAACTGACACATTTGTCTGACTCACCCGAGAATGGCTCTGGAGTGGGCAGGGGTCCCTCCGGAGATGGTGTGGCTACTGGAGGTGGGCTAGCCGCCGGAGATGCCTGAGGAGCTGCGTTCCCTGGCTGCGCGTTGCTTTCCAGAGGTGTTAATTGGGCGACAGCCTGAGGTAACGCAGCAATCTCATTCCTCGGTTGCATAAGCATTTGTTTGTGGCGAGCTAACGCAGCTTCCTAGACAGCCAGCGCCTGAGCCATGGGATCCTGACCTGACCTCCATGATGGCTGGATTGTTTTGTCACAGAGTTTGAAatggactcaggcgcagaccagAAATCCTTGGCAAAgaagacagtgcgtttatttacagtgaaacacCAGGTGACGATAAATACACAGTGCTCCTCTCCTCAGcagtttcttcacacacacGCTCGCTCAGCTTTACGGGTAACAGGTCCAGGgctgtctctctcacacacacacacacacacacacacacacacacacacacacacacacacacacacacacacacacacacacacacagggaagtCCAGTTAGAAACAATCTCAAAAACTGACAGATTCCAATTTTCCGATTCAGAGGGACTGACGTTTATGGCTCAACGATCTAGCGAAGAATAACACAGGTCCGCCATCATAAATAGTGATTCAATCCGCTGGGATCAGCTGCTGGTGTGACGGTGAGCACAGGTGCGTTGGCCAGGGGCGGGAGCCCGAAAGAGAGAGggcaaagaacaaacaaaacgtGTTGCCTAACACAGAGTCAGCCAGCGAGGCACGGGGACCATGACACAATGTCCATCTTCTCTACCCCACAGGCATACACCATTCTTCATCAGCTGTCAATCACATGATCCAAAAATCAGTCAAGCAGTTTGATCAGAAgtataaatcaaacaaaatgaatCCAGAATGCATCATGTTTGAATTGTACACTGATCAgacataacattatgaccacctgccAAATATTGCGTTGGCCAAAAGAGCCCTCACCCATTGAGACACGGACTCCACTAGAGAGAGCCCTGAACATGTGCTTTGGTATCTGGCACCAAGATTttagcaacagatcctttaaACCCTGTAAGTTGTGAAGTCAGGCTTCCATGGATCAGACTTGTTTGTCtagcacatcccacagatgatcgattggattgagatctgtgAAATTTGGAGGCCAAGTCAAATTCATTGTTGTGCTCATCAAAGTATTCCTGAACCACTTTTGCTTTATGGCAGGGCACATTATCCTCCTGATAGAGTCCACAGCCATCAGGGAACACCGTTTCCATGAAATGGTGTGCACATAGTCTGCAAATGCTTAGACAGGTGATATCTGTGGTGCGCATTGTTGATGCTTTTGAGGGTGGACAGGGGTCAGCACGAACACCCTGACTAGTCTGCGACTACGCAGTCCCAATACGTAAGAATTCATTGGATTGGCTCAGGGGGCCAGCCTTCGTTTCCACATGCATCAGTGAGTCTTGGCTGCCAGTTCAACACTGTTCCTTCTTTGGACCACTTTTGATAGATATTGACCAGTGCAGACTGGGAACACCCCACAAGAAGAGATGCTCTGTCCTGCCCTGCTGATATGCTCCGCTCTGCGTGCCTGTGTGATATAAAGCAACTAGatgtagaaaaaagtgcttgtatggaTGTCTGTATAAAAGGATGAGTGAATGCACCATGGGCAGcatggtggcacggtggttagcactgtcaccttacagcaagaaggtcctgagttcaattccaccatcagtcTAGGAGCTTTCTATGTGCAGTTCTAACCACTTACAGTTCTGGATGgatgaataaaacatgttgtATAATGCACTTTAGGTGCTCAAGGACAGTAAAAGAAAATGCTAGGAGCCAGGCTATTTGTATAATTTTAACCCTTGCTAGATGAAAACTATAcacttttatatatttaaattctTTTCATATTCAGATTTGTAGACAttgagtgtgagagtgaaagaggGTGAGGACAAAATAGAGTGacaagaaaataatttaaaaagaaagaaatttgcaaatgcaaattctaGCTCTTACTCTCCGACTCATTGGACTATTCGCTGTGTCAATTCTCAGCTTTCATTATCAACATTTAATGTCTCTTCCAGCTGATGACTATAAAAATAAAGGCAATAAATGTcccaaaataattttaaaaagaaagagagaagaagcATCATTTCCTAAGCTACCCTCCTTCTGCTAACTAGTCTGTCTGTACGTCTATCCTGCACTGATTTAACATTAAACAGGAAAGGCTCTGAGCTGAGGGGTGGCAGTGGGCAGGGAGCAGATTCCTAACGCCTCACGGGGAAGTGAGGCGTTAGGaatcagagagagagggagagaaagactAGGGCGGGCCAGGGTTAGGTATCACATACCAGGGGCCCCAGACTCCAAATCAGCCCTGTCTAGACTCTCTGGCACCTGCATCTGCTTATTTACCACAGAGAGCCACCGGAGGCTTTGTCAGGGCCACAGCACCATGCCACAATCTGACCAACACAGCTACCTCCATTCCCTCCTCCATCTCTGTAAGCACCTCTCCTTTACTTCTGGCTTCCCCGCTCTGTAAAGCTCGCATCGTACCAAATGGTGACCCCATTAAAACAGAAGAAGGGGAAAAGGGCAGGTCAGTGAGCACGCTAAGAAAGTGATCAAAGAGAGGGGTCTTATAAATACAAGAAAGGTGAGAGGATAAAAAGGTGGAAAATGGGGCAAAACAGTTTGTCAGGGATCCATTTTTTACAAATGGAAGAACATATATTCCCTGTATTGAACTgaaattgtgttttgtgtgggAAGATAAACACTTCCAATTTTGTCTGTCTACTTCATCCTTTTCTCAAgtcacttttgttttcatactgtttaaacaaaataaatagctTATAACTACTTTACTTTCTGAAACTCTACTAAAATGTGCTGATCAAAAAAGCTTCATAATAGTTTCACGAGCAGTATCCAGAAAGAACTTCACCAATTTTATTTAGAGATATCATCATTTTGCCACATATGCCAGTTTCCAGTTTGGAAACATAGggctaaaaatattaaaatgtcaaaGTGCCCAAAACTGTAGTTCCCTAACCCTCTAAAGCCTAACCTGTCGCTGGCATCAGACAGGTACTTTTCAATGATATTAGggtcattacggtaatccagcTACAGTGTCACAGCATGTCCACAAAGACGAAGGTTGGCTGACAGAAGGatagagtgagtgagtgtgatgGAGCTCTacagaaaacagacattttatTGGCCATCGATGGGTTGAACCAGCCAGTTATGGTAGTTTGATCTAAATCCACCTTTCATGTAAACCAAAGTAGCTCTTTGAAGTTTTCTGAAAGAATGCATCAAATAGcattcaaatttaaaatgttcaacCTTTCAGccatgaaattatttttacagactggttaaacaaaaacaaacaaacgctTTTGGTCTCTATGGATACTCTTCATGACATTTGTGGATTTTTATAACTCATCCACTGGATGTGTTTTTTAGCCATCTCCTGAGCCTAATTTAACTCCCTGAACTCAACTCTCCACTGTGCCTGTGCCTTTGGAGCACTTTTGTTGAAATTTAAGGGCAAGGTTGGAGTTCACATCCTGGTCACACTACAAACTGGTACTTCTTCTACCATGGGAGAACCCTGATGTTAACATTAGCTGCTAACAGGGACATGATGGCAGTGATGAAAGGAATGACTGACCCGGTCAGCTCAATCTTAGCAAACTTAGCAAACTCAAAAgatgttaaaattaaaagttgaAAGAAATTTGTTTGAGGTTTTACCTTAattttcatcagcagctgtatttctgtgtttatgTCCCCTTTTAGTAGTGGaacttaaaatatgaaaaagatacagaaaaatgtgaaatggtGCCAGGTTGCTTTTAGGACTCactggaaaaagaaatgaaggaggaaacaaagcaatgTGCACACAGTTTGACAGAAGAATGAGCAGCAATCCTCTGGTGGGTTTTGGTTCCAGATGTGGTGTGTCTCTCACTTTCGCTGTTTCTCATGCATTAATTCCTGTATGTCATTAGTTGCTGATGCTAATGTGTGTGTCTTGCTCTACTGGCAGTGTACATTAGCCAGTCTTACCTGCGGTATGCAGTCTGTGTCGGCAAACATGGACCTAAATTTGTGGTCCATGCTGATGCTATACAGAATGGACATGCTGAGCTGTCTCTGGCCCTCATCAGCTACAACATAAACACAAGAGAAGGAGGTAAGTCaatggaggagggggagggaagTTAATGGATGAATGACTGGTTGTGCTGTAATGTTCCACAGGATGCCAATGACCACATCTAGGAgggctgtgtgtttttctaaaaATATTAATGGTCTGAAAGGCCTCTTTAATTGAAGGTCAATTGACATTCAGTGCAGAATCAGCAACAGTCAACTGCAATTTCTCAGTTTGTTGCGTCTCTTAAGCAGTTAGTAGACAAGGCACAGTTCACCAAACATCACCAAGGCTGTAGCTGTTactcaggaggcagagcaggtcatctacttaTTGGAAGTCTGGTGCTCAGAGGCCTGGCTgctgcagtctgcatgccaaatatccttgggcaagatattaacccaAAGTTGTTCTCAGATGCATCAATCGggaggtggaaaaaaaattgCCCCTTACCTGCGCAGACTCATTCACAgagaatttacattttaaagcgTAAACTTTGCATGCGCCACCATGAGCACAGTTCAAAGAAGTATAACAGGAATGACTGCTCAGCCATTGGTCCCCTGCTGTCCCTGTCCACATCCACAGTGGGGTATAATCTAGGCTTAGGCTGTCGGTGAGCCCAGGAACTTTATGAGTTTGACCTGTGACCACAGCTGGGGGTCTGAAGGAGGAACCAGCTACAGAGAATTAATGAAGCTGAAACCAGAGTTTCACCTCGGGAGTTTTCATTAAGGCAAGTGTTAAGAGAGAGGCTTCTCACTGGAGGACAGCCACTGAGAGACACCCTGTAATGTCCACCAGCCTCCAAAGCCCCACCCTGTTCCAATTAAAACTGATCTCAGCTGTGTTCAGTCACTGGCTGTTTAGGAAGCCTTATCTCAGAAAAATTAGATCCAGATGTATTCAGTGAACCTCTGGAATCACAGAAGGGAGTGAATGCTAAGGAGAGGGAGCTTCTAGCTTTAATTGGGAAAACAGGAGGAAGCATCAATTTTACTGCCTTTAATAAGTTAAAGCCACGCTGCTCGCTGCTTTGGCCCTTCCCGTGTGCCCACCAATTGACCGGAACATGTGCTGCTCATTAGTGAGCCTTTACCTTAACCAGCACCTTAAAGTGCACAACTACCAACtgcacacacagagaggcaATAAGCTTGTCCAGGCCAAGAAAATTCCCTACTTTTCTAGAATGAACATAGAGTCGAGGATTCTTTATGAGCGAAAAGAAAGACCCTATTAAATGTTCAAAACACAAGTAGGGTTAGGGcagcagagaaggaaaaaaaaggtgaagGGGAGCTGTTAAGAATTAACTAGACTATGTTCAAGGGCAGTTAGTGGGAGAGCTAAACTTCAATTACACCCCAGGCTAATTTAAAACTGCCTAGCCTTTGTAAAATTACACCCACAAACATTAAGAAATGTCTGTGGGCTGCACCTCTCCATTGTTATTGAATTTTCTGGATAAATAAGCATGAAGGGTTGGGTATTTGAAGACATCACATACCACATAACGAGATGTTATAAAAACGCTTCACAAAGATCCCTGCCCCCACTTAAATCCTCTAATTTGTCTTGTAATGAGAATCAACATGCTGCACTGTAGCTTATGATTTGAAGCGCTAGCAGTGGTAGAAATTTATTTATCAGTATTAAATAAATTTCAGTAAGTGCGTTCGTGTACTTTTTCCCTCTGCcatttctcattattacacataCCTTAATTTATGCACAGTGGTTTGATTTCTTCACATGTGCGGATTGGATCTTATCGACATTTGGtgagaatttcatgtcaataGGGCCTTTAGGAAAATATTTACTTAGAAAATTAGTGAAGTGttcaatacttattttaccTCCTATCATTTTCCAAATGACCTCATAAGATATATTTATAGATTTGACTTTTATTCCAAATCTCAGTATTATTTAGatttgtggaaaagctgtcttCAACATCTTTTCAATAAATTTTTGGTGAATGCAATTACTCTAACTGTGCTGTTTACAACATGTGAGTAAAGCTTTACAAACTAACCACTTGCACTGTAGCTcttcacattttgggttgtgtGTTTATGAAGAGCCCAAATTCTGACAATATCTAGCTCTTTTTCCAGTGGAGTCTGTATGCATTTATGATGAGTTATGTAACTAATTTAGGGGTGGGGGCATGCATGCACAAGTAATAGCACGTAATAACATGTAGCAGTGCACAATCACGCCTGCTCATAGTACTAATGCACTAATGTAACTAATTTACAGTGGAGTCTGTATGGCTTTATGATGAGTCATGTAACTAATTTACTTACTTTCAGATTCATGTGATAgagtcattttaaataaaatagttgAAAATATAACAATAACATGCTTTGTGACTTCTTGGAAATTAAGGCATTatcttaaattcagttttattcacttactatttatttatttgttttggttttgtcttaAATTCAGAGAAAACTTATTTTTGgtttataaatgtgtttttgccaCAAGGTCCCAAGTCTTTTCTCCACTCCCGACCCCACTGATCCACTTTAATAgatgaaaaatgtaatttactGCACATTAAACtgtgaattatttttttttaccaaatgtTTATGCATGAGCTGCAAAGCAGAGATGAAGAGAAATGATGTGTTCAAGCTTGATTGTCtgatgaaacaggaaagagGTGACGATGTCAAGTAGAGTCTCCCTCTTCACTTTCATCTTATCAATCAGGGTCAGGACCTCAGGTCTGGCCTGAATAGAGATCCAAAAGGCATGAAGGGAGAGGAGACCATTGCTGTGTTGTCTGTCCTTAGAGATAATTGCATTTAGTGTGTCAGCTGAAAAGTGGACAGTTGGCAGAGGGAGCAGATGATTAATGGTCTCCTGGTTCACACACAGggcacagaacacacacacccagTGTCAAGACTATAAGCAGGCGTGATTGTTCACTGTTACGTGTTATTACTTGTGCATGTATGCTCCCACCCCTCCACAAAGCTCTACCTAAATCTCCAAAGACATAAATATCCATCTCTCAGCCCTGAtcctataaaaaaaaatcatctgaccAGAATCTGGCATGTTATTCGAACAAATACACTCTATTAATTATGTACCGTTACCTGAGCCTCTCCTGAGAGGTTTCAAAAGCCCCAACAGAGATGACGATGTCACACAACTCTGCAAAGACACATTCTGTGCAGCTTTGCAAAATGGTCCCAAGAGGAATTTCAAGGGCTGGGCATAAAAGCTACACCTATACATATGCCTTAATGATTGCAAATTAATAGCAGAGATCAATGCGTCTTTCTGATGTTCCGTGTCTTTCTGTTTTAGAAAACACCTTAAATGCTGGTTCCGACACATGAACCCACAATTAAACAAATCTACAGGAACAAACACAGGGAAAACATAAACACTTAATCTTTACTGAGACTGATTACCAAGCAGAGAGGAAAGTTTGGGAATGAATCCAGCCTGGACCATCTGGTTGTGGAGAGAAGTGTCAAAAGACAGGTTGAACAGGAGGCGCAGGGTGGCGTCCAGGAGCTCCTTGTAGTCACTGGGAACTAAACGGGCCAGCTTCTCTACTAGTCACTTTGTATAgcacagtataaagcaccttgaaatGAGTTGTTGTGAACTGAAGTCAGATTGACACAGATATAGCACAGGGTTCAACTTCATCTACATTCTATGATTGTGACTATCAGCACAGCAGTGCCACTCAGTCCAGTTCTTCTAAAGTGTCTGTTTCCATCTCCTGTGATTTGCCCATAGCCAGAAACCAGGGTGATACAATCTGCTACCAGTTAAAACACACTCACTGCTTTTGTGTGCAAAACTAGCTCCAGTCACTCAATCCCAAACCAGACACTGAGCTGCATTATCAACTGCAGCCTGTGTCACCTACCACTGACACTTCCACTGGTGACATAGgcagaataaaaatgtattagGCAGTACTGAACTCTTATCAGATTCAGTTTGCTGAGTAAATATAACCTGATGGGATCATCACTTTTTGATTCATTAAACACCCATGCCCTTAAATACTTCACTGAGTCAAAGTGTTGAAACCACCATTTCCATGCTGGACACAAGCTTGTGTGGGTACGAAAGTTTTTCTAATGTGAATTAAAAGTGTAATCAATGGTAAACAAAGAGATAAAACAAGTTTCTAACAGGGTCTGGGTTTGATAAAGACCCACAAACTTGAACTAGACTGGAACCAGATGGGACTGGATTAGGGACAGTTGACAAGGCAAGGGTTCTGTTTGAGTACTACGGCCCACAAAAGTGGACTCtgaataatgtttttaaaatgaaaatctaaTCTAAGCATGGTTTTAACTGGCACTGCAGAAGGTTACAGACATTTGTGAAAATATTATCCTTTACATTTTTgtatacagtaaaataaatccTCAGTCC from Pelmatolapia mariae isolate MD_Pm_ZW linkage group LG17, Pm_UMD_F_2, whole genome shotgun sequence includes:
- the kifap3a gene encoding kinesin-associated protein 3a, with product MTVTCTVIFDPAVALSLLLNLGEDTHTELKMRNKNTVHMLLKIVDRKDNELLLVVITILKKHSIFLGSKIDNDKQKILVVEKLARLVPSDYKELLDATLRLLFNLSFDTSLHNQMVQAGFIPKLSSLLADEGQRQLSMSILYSISMDHKFRSMFADTDCIPQAVAQLTPLESNAQPGNAAPQASPAASPPPVATPSPEGPLPTPEPFSGNGLKILMKRALKLKDALVMKMIRNLSQHDGPTKHLFLPLMNRSGDKTCQHYCRVEGEGGEGRSMMRIGGKKIQAEKFRLLNCKWLEMMENHQVDEPTRHEHSH